The Halobacterium sp. CBA1132 genome has a segment encoding these proteins:
- a CDS encoding sensor histidine kinase KdpD translates to MTVDTRRAAASATISLTGLVVVAVMVRHVLTSTPPTSGWLLAGFGGLVGAALVAAGFLVYRAEFTAGQTLRIAGWNALGIVVIGAALGLLYAYQSAVSALPAAPVFSGSVVVAVSAVAHVLIGVNDARRIRTRELAREREKLDVLSRLVRHNLRTEAQRLYSYATRVRVVDDEADREEVGDEVHGSGERLAELHEHITTIRNLVDSPPKPHPYDVNDAVADIAADLRADYPDATIEVTGGDATAAAGDYLADAIRELVENALQHNDRDEPWVGIEVVRTDGRVEVIVRDDGPEIPDVERETVTGKRELTQLSHGSGVGLWLVRWIADAYDGRLFFGEYDDGNEVVVSIPAA, encoded by the coding sequence ATGACCGTAGATACGCGGCGGGCAGCCGCCAGCGCCACCATCAGTCTCACCGGGCTCGTCGTCGTCGCCGTGATGGTGCGCCACGTGCTCACCTCGACGCCGCCGACCTCGGGCTGGCTGCTCGCGGGCTTCGGCGGCCTCGTCGGCGCCGCGCTCGTCGCCGCCGGCTTCCTCGTCTACCGCGCGGAGTTCACCGCCGGGCAGACGCTCCGCATCGCCGGCTGGAACGCGCTCGGCATCGTCGTCATCGGCGCCGCGCTCGGCCTGCTGTACGCCTACCAGTCCGCCGTCTCCGCGCTGCCCGCCGCACCCGTCTTCTCCGGCAGCGTCGTCGTCGCGGTCAGCGCCGTCGCCCACGTCCTCATCGGCGTCAACGACGCGCGCCGCATCCGCACCCGCGAACTCGCCCGGGAGCGCGAGAAACTCGACGTGCTCTCTCGGCTCGTCCGCCACAACCTCCGCACGGAAGCCCAACGCCTCTACAGCTACGCGACCCGCGTTCGAGTGGTCGACGACGAGGCGGACCGTGAGGAGGTCGGCGACGAGGTTCACGGCTCCGGCGAGCGGCTCGCGGAACTCCACGAGCACATCACGACCATCCGAAACCTCGTGGACTCTCCGCCGAAACCCCACCCGTACGACGTTAACGACGCCGTCGCGGACATCGCTGCGGACCTCCGCGCCGACTACCCTGACGCGACCATCGAAGTGACCGGGGGCGACGCGACGGCCGCCGCGGGCGACTACCTCGCGGACGCGATTCGGGAACTCGTCGAGAACGCCCTCCAGCACAACGACCGCGACGAGCCGTGGGTCGGCATCGAAGTCGTCCGAACCGACGGCCGCGTCGAAGTTATCGTGCGCGACGACGGCCCCGAGATTCCCGACGTCGAGCGCGAGACGGTGACGGGTAAGCGCGAACTGACCCAACTCAGCCACGGCAGCGGCGTCGGCCTTTGGTTGGTGCGCTGGATAGCCGACGCGTACGACGGCCGGTTGTTCTTCGGCGAGTACGACGACGGCAACGAGGTCGTCGTCTCTATTCCCGCCGCCTAG
- the rnhB gene encoding ribonuclease HII translates to MSAFGVDEAGKGPVLGSMFAAAVVGSPDDLPDGVADSKRLSPARRETLDERIREVCEVSVAEIPVERIDDPETDMNALTVEAQANALGEIATDGLAGYVDAGDVDEARFGRRVADGVTADVAVTAEHGADDEYALVAAASIVAKVARDSHVGAIAAEYGDVGSGYPSDQTTRDFLREHVREHDALPGCARESWQTSRDALAAAEQSALGEF, encoded by the coding sequence ATGAGCGCGTTCGGCGTCGACGAAGCCGGGAAGGGGCCCGTGCTGGGGTCGATGTTCGCGGCGGCGGTCGTCGGCTCCCCCGACGACCTCCCGGATGGCGTCGCGGACTCGAAACGGCTCTCGCCGGCGCGTCGCGAGACCCTCGACGAGCGAATCCGCGAGGTCTGCGAGGTCAGCGTCGCCGAGATTCCCGTCGAGCGCATCGACGACCCCGAGACGGACATGAACGCGCTCACCGTCGAAGCACAGGCGAACGCGCTCGGCGAGATTGCGACCGATGGTCTCGCTGGCTACGTGGACGCCGGTGATGTCGACGAAGCGCGCTTCGGCCGGCGGGTCGCGGACGGCGTCACAGCGGACGTGGCCGTGACCGCCGAGCACGGCGCGGACGACGAGTACGCGCTCGTGGCGGCGGCGAGCATCGTCGCGAAGGTCGCCCGCGACAGCCACGTCGGAGCCATCGCTGCGGAGTACGGCGACGTGGGCTCGGGCTACCCGAGCGACCAGACGACCCGGGACTTCCTGCGGGAGCACGTCCGCGAGCACGACGCGCTCCCGGGGTGTGCCCGGGAGTCGTGGCAGACCAGCCGGGACGCGCTCGCGGCCGCCGAGCAGTCCGCGCTCGGGGAGTTCTAG
- the nucS gene encoding endonuclease NucS, translated as MVVQRLDAPDPEAFVAAAKAAFRDGAVLTVEAHCEVEYEGRTSGYLGEGDRLLVAKPDGTFLVHQPTGHKPVNWMPGGGTVEARESDGDAVLLARRSNPSERVEARISEAYGLTRFEAEDGATYEESGTEAEMHEYIQNNPESLEDGVRIVEHERETKYGFVDFYAVDEDGTPVVVEVKRIQATLNHFDQLKRYVELYSESNDGEGRESSDERSSIVSGDAANDVRGMLVAPSASERVRRALRDNDMEFVELSEFGLEAKGATEAKLTDF; from the coding sequence ATGGTCGTACAGCGATTGGACGCGCCGGACCCCGAGGCGTTCGTCGCCGCGGCGAAGGCGGCGTTCCGGGACGGCGCGGTGTTGACCGTAGAGGCCCACTGCGAGGTGGAGTACGAGGGCCGCACCAGCGGCTACCTCGGGGAGGGTGACAGACTGCTCGTCGCGAAGCCGGATGGAACCTTCCTCGTCCACCAGCCGACTGGCCACAAGCCCGTCAACTGGATGCCGGGCGGCGGCACCGTCGAGGCGCGGGAGAGCGACGGCGACGCGGTGTTGCTCGCGCGCCGCAGCAACCCCAGCGAGCGCGTGGAAGCACGCATCTCGGAGGCGTACGGCCTCACGCGCTTCGAGGCGGAGGACGGCGCCACCTACGAGGAGTCCGGCACGGAGGCGGAGATGCACGAGTACATCCAGAACAACCCGGAGAGCCTCGAAGACGGGGTCCGCATCGTCGAACACGAGCGCGAGACGAAGTACGGGTTCGTGGACTTCTACGCCGTCGACGAGGACGGCACGCCCGTCGTCGTCGAGGTCAAGCGGATTCAGGCGACGCTGAACCACTTCGACCAACTCAAGCGCTACGTCGAACTGTACTCCGAATCGAACGATGGCGAGGGGCGCGAGTCGTCAGACGAGCGGTCCTCGATTGTGAGCGGCGACGCCGCGAACGACGTCCGCGGGATGCTCGTCGCGCCGTCGGCGTCCGAGCGCGTGCGGCGCGCGCTCCGCGACAACGACATGGAGTTCGTGGAGCTGTCGGAGTTCGGGCTGGAGGCGAAGGGCGCCACCGAGGCGAAGCTCACCGACTTCTAG
- a CDS encoding Na+/H+ antiporter NhaC family protein has product MSEFGVLSLVPPLLAIALAIITRKAVLSLFLGVWSGAVIFTGGVGLEQTFDWIARSISQIDGDGSIFHAQIIIFTLLLGSAVAMIWRLGGSHAVRDWAIQRIHSKRSAGVVAWLLGLLLFFDDYANSAVVGSAMKDVSDHLGVSREKLSYIVDSTAAPVATLTISSWVAFQLSMIDAGYEELSLAERPGSFEIFLRAIPFNMYAILAVAMVAIVVLSRRDFGEMLGAEHRASTTGKVTRDDARPMQDVEATLGEPSVENPKLLSFFAPIAVLIAVTVGSALYTGYAPDASLYDMVVDADYALALVFGSFAMVASTYVLGLAYGVLSLGESVDTTIDGFGIMLTAVTILVLAWSIGNVVDALGTADYVSKLVEGFLTPELLPVVVLFTAAFVAFSTGSSWGTMSIVTPIAVPVAWQLAGSHTMVAAVVGAVFSGAIFGDHSSPISDTTVLSATFTGADLIDHVRTQLYYAVTVVAVAALLLVVWGYTRVTPWLLLPVGVGMLVALVYALSELDANRRGIDPKQSDVPTPESD; this is encoded by the coding sequence ATGTCCGAGTTCGGTGTCCTCTCCCTCGTGCCCCCGTTGCTCGCCATCGCACTCGCCATTATCACCCGGAAGGCGGTGCTGTCGCTGTTCCTCGGGGTGTGGTCGGGTGCCGTCATCTTCACCGGCGGCGTCGGCCTCGAACAGACCTTCGACTGGATCGCGCGCTCAATCTCCCAAATCGACGGCGACGGCTCCATCTTCCACGCCCAAATCATCATCTTCACGCTGCTGTTGGGGTCGGCCGTCGCGATGATTTGGCGCCTCGGCGGCTCCCACGCCGTCCGCGACTGGGCCATCCAACGCATCCACAGCAAGCGCTCGGCCGGCGTCGTCGCGTGGCTGCTCGGCCTGCTGTTGTTCTTCGACGACTACGCGAACAGCGCCGTCGTCGGCTCCGCGATGAAAGACGTCTCCGACCACCTCGGCGTCTCCCGGGAGAAACTCTCCTACATCGTCGACTCGACGGCCGCGCCCGTCGCCACGCTCACCATCTCCTCGTGGGTGGCGTTCCAGTTGTCGATGATAGACGCCGGCTACGAAGAACTCTCGCTGGCCGAGCGCCCCGGCTCCTTCGAGATATTCCTGCGAGCCATCCCGTTCAACATGTACGCCATCCTCGCCGTCGCGATGGTCGCTATCGTCGTGCTCTCCCGCCGAGACTTCGGGGAGATGCTCGGCGCCGAACACCGCGCCTCCACCACGGGGAAAGTCACGCGAGACGACGCCCGCCCGATGCAGGACGTCGAAGCGACGCTCGGCGAACCCAGCGTCGAGAACCCGAAACTCCTCTCGTTTTTCGCCCCCATCGCCGTACTCATCGCCGTCACCGTCGGCTCCGCCCTCTACACGGGGTACGCGCCCGACGCGTCGCTGTACGACATGGTCGTCGACGCCGACTACGCGCTCGCGCTCGTCTTCGGGTCGTTCGCGATGGTCGCGTCCACGTACGTCCTCGGCCTCGCGTACGGCGTGCTCTCCCTGGGCGAGAGCGTCGACACCACCATCGACGGGTTCGGCATCATGCTGACCGCGGTGACGATTCTCGTGCTCGCGTGGTCCATCGGGAACGTCGTCGACGCGCTCGGCACCGCCGACTACGTCTCGAAGCTCGTCGAGGGCTTCCTCACGCCGGAACTGCTCCCCGTCGTCGTTCTGTTCACCGCCGCGTTCGTCGCGTTCTCCACGGGCAGCTCGTGGGGGACGATGAGCATCGTCACCCCGATTGCGGTGCCGGTCGCGTGGCAACTCGCCGGCAGCCACACGATGGTCGCCGCAGTCGTCGGCGCCGTCTTCTCCGGCGCCATCTTCGGCGACCACTCTTCGCCCATCTCGGACACCACGGTGCTGTCGGCGACGTTCACGGGCGCGGACCTCATCGACCACGTCCGCACGCAACTGTACTACGCCGTCACCGTGGTCGCCGTCGCCGCGCTCCTGCTGGTCGTCTGGGGGTACACGCGGGTCACGCCGTGGCTGTTGCTCCCGGTCGGCGTCGGCATGCTGGTCGCGCTCGTGTACGCGCTCTCGGAACTCGACGCGAACCGTCGCGGCATCGACCCCAAGCAGAGCGACGTTCCCACGCCCGAGAGTGACTAG